The window CGTAGCAGAATTGCAAACTTTTTTCCAGAATGACTGGAATTATGACGTTATCTAGGACTGAAACTATGACTAGTTAATTTAATTACAACCGCCACTGGCTCcgtttctgttcttttcccaaTACATTTGACAAATTATCAGAGTGTCTAGTAAGGAAAAATGACAGGCACAGCAGGAAATCACGGGATTTCTCAGATGCTTTTGTGTTTCAGGTTGCAGGTGGACAGAGTGTGGTACCAGCCCTGCCTTTGAGCCAGAGGAGGTCAGTCATCTGGTTACATGGCAAGACGGCCGCTGCAGTCCTGCCTTCCTCGCTTCTCTTCCTCCGCCCCAGTCACACATCAGCCTGGCTACAGGATTTGGGTGTGCCACAGTCTACTGGTATTTAAAGAACAGGTACATTGTTTCTCAAATGGGCAGTTGTATCAGGCTGTTTCACTGTTGGTTTCTCCTCCTGAATTTGTGTTGGTATTCTTGTGGCATGGTAAAACAACTACAAGCTCAGAGTGTGCATTTTCTCTCTAATCATAATACTAATTAGTCAAAGAATGTTTATAATGGCAGTATTCAATATAAGCGATATGTAACAGCACACAAGTCTCTCTGACCTCATAAAAAtactacagatatttttaataaaaataaaatcttttgacCATATAGAAGCAGAAGCCTTAAAGTATCATAAAATAATTCTAGTCCAACCTACTGCTCAGAGGAGGTCTGCTAATGTAGCTTGAACGCTATAATTTTGGCTAGTGCAGATTGTGGAAAGTACAAACATGTCTAAAACAGTAACAGAGTTGCTTTGGCTGTTTGATGCCAGATGCTGAAAGAAACAATCcctaaattaatttcagtttcttccttctttagACACTGGGATTCTTATGAGGTGTTACTGATGCTCTGCTTTGTTGTGGCGTATTTGCAGAGGATGTAATTTTTCACTTATGACTTGGCATCAGCATGATTTGGTCTTCAGTTTCATCTGTAGCATGCTATGTCTCTCAAAGAGACATTATCTTCCTCAGCAGTGAGTTCAAGTTAAATTAGTAGGGAAAAACTTATTACATCTTGGTTTTCCCTCAACATATGTTCAGCAGATAGCTAGAATGTGACGTGATCTTGCTTTAGAGCTGTACAGCTCATGAGTCCAagctgttttggtttgtttctgttctgtttcacCACTTGGTACATTTCCATTCATATAATCTGTGAATCCTAAAGCGATTTCAGGAATTGACTAATTTTTTTGTCAAATGCTCCGGAATCAACAAAGTGACATTTTTGTAAAACAATTACTACTTTCCTGGCATGTTTTGCGGTGGTATGATTTCAAACCCAGATAACTCATTCCTTAAAGCCACTGTCTCTCTGTCTTCCACAAGCAGATAAGAATTGCTACTGTGGTAAGAGcttggaaaataaatcccattaaaaaagtaataaccCACAAAATCCAAGTTGATCACTGAGATACTGAGTTTGCAGTTCTCTTTTTAGGAGATAAAGCCACACACATCTAAAGTTCCCTATAGCGCTGGACGTAAACTTGCTCTGACTATCTTAAAGCACTGCTCATTGTTTTcgtttttaaaatgttttgtttaaaagtccagattttctgaagtgttaTGATGCAGCTGGCACTATCCATGACTATGTGGTTGCCATGTTGTGTGACCTGAAGAAGCCACTCATGTCCATCCAGAATGCCGCCAGCTGGGGATATTTCAATGCCAAAACCAAAAGTTGGAATACTGATGTGTAAGTGCTGAGCTCATTCCATGGATTTTATGCTTTGCTTGTGTCAGGCAACTTGAACATCTCTTAGGACCCTGAGTATGAGTGTGTTACGGATAGGAAGTGATTGAAAGTTGTTCCTAATCAATTGTGCCGTGCTCTGTACTGAAGGACTTTTGGGCTGTAaggtaaatatatttaagttaCATACAATTTGGCACTGTGTTTTTAGAAATACCTAagacagcagagctgagagaCTCATCAATGTGGCTTTGTATACCGAacatttcctctccctttctgtgGTGTGATGGTGGGATGAGATGGAGAGGTGGATACTGTAGCCAAGGCTGTAATGGCAAAAGACAGTTACTACTACTTCTTTTGGTTGAGCTCCTTTGTAACTGCTAAGATTTACTTGTGATTTATTAAAATTTGTTAGGCTACAGGGAGTCttacagaaaactgtttttgtttatttatttttaatgatttgctCTTTCAGGGCAGAATCCTAAGGCTGTATGTATTTCAGAGTTTAGGTTAGGCCAGAATTCCAAGATCTGCTCATAAAGGTAATTTACTATCTAATGCATTAAGAGTGACAAAAACTTGCATTTTCACTAATCTGGTGTTTTTGCTGTAGCAACATAGTGTATCTTTTGGTTTGCGTAAGGAGTTTGTTGGACTTACCTCTGATTTGGTTTTGAGCTACTAACTGCATGACAGTTGTAAGTTCTTTGACACTTAAAAGTCGAATTTTTGTGATTGTCCCTTAACCGTGGAACTGCTTGTCTATATGACATCAGTAGGTTAAGCTTGGTGAATGTGTACTCCTGTAGAATCCCAGGTAATCAGATTGCATATCAtgaaaagcagtttgtttttccagcataTTCTAGTTCACCCAGCCCGTTGAATTGGAATGCTGCCCAAGACAAAGCTTTCTAGAGAAGTGAATGCATCCATAAATCCAGCAGCTGTAAATGTATGGCCAGCTTCGTCTGCGACTTCAGAGAGGTCCTTGTAGCTATGCTGCATGTtcccctgctgctttcctgcaacAATATTGTTCTGATTGTAGATTGAAAAAGTCCGGCTTTCCTCTTCACTTGCTTCCAGAGGTGGGAGACCCTGGCAGTATTGCAGGGAGGACAATCTGTGCATGGCATGGAATACCCAAAGGAACAGAAGTAGGAATTGCTCTGGGAGATTTCCAGTGCTCTGTTTATTCCTGTCTGACTGAAAGGACTGATGCAGGTATGATCATTTTGGTAtcttactttgttttctcattgtCTACCTTCAGGATAGCCTagtaaaatgctgattttttttcttcttttgttttctagttCTCAATATCAGTACCTCTGCTCAGCTGACCATCTCAATGCCCCCTGGTTTCCAGCTTCCAGAGACACCAGATCCTTCATCGGCTGTTACTTACTTTCCCTACTTCAACGGTGACTACTTGGCAGTGGCAGCATCACTCAATGGAGGCAATGTGCTAGCAACATTTGTGGACATGGTGTCACAGTGGATGGAAGAACTGGGTAAGCAGGTTAAAGATTGTTAAGGCTTAAAATTGAGGTTGATCAACAAGGTGAAGGGAAGCTCAGACAAAGGAACAAGTATAGAGCTGTTTCTTCATGCAGTAGAAGGAATGAGGATATAACTCCTGGGTCATATTTCCCAGACGTCTAGAATTTCCTTCTGAAGCTAATCAACATGCTGGGACAGTCATCCTTGGACTCCACATTCACTTTACTT is drawn from Aythya fuligula isolate bAytFul2 chromosome 20, bAytFul2.pri, whole genome shotgun sequence and contains these coding sequences:
- the SHPK gene encoding sedoheptulokinase isoform X1, with protein sequence MAGSEASCVLGIDLGTTSVKAALLVGTGRGHVVAASCSRETQAHASSLEAGPQGMEQNVRRIITALDECLAALPQQQLQRVSHIGISGQMHGIVFWKTDQGCRWTECGTSPAFEPEEVSHLVTWQDGRCSPAFLASLPPPQSHISLATGFGCATVYWYLKNSPDFLKCYDAAGTIHDYVVAMLCDLKKPLMSIQNAASWGYFNAKTKSWNTDVLKKSGFPLHLLPEVGDPGSIAGRTICAWHGIPKGTEVGIALGDFQCSVYSCLTERTDAVLNISTSAQLTISMPPGFQLPETPDPSSAVTYFPYFNGDYLAVAASLNGGNVLATFVDMVSQWMEELGLQVQDSAIYAKIIKAALAQDDSKLSIQPTIFGERHVPEQLASVTSIAVSELSLGHVTRALCRGIVENLCSMLPVQRLMETGVSRILGSGSALARNEVLRQEVERIFPFPVVYGKDVDAAVGAAMVMFHRK